From the genome of Hymenobacter gelipurpurascens:
ATGAACACTTATTCATACTTACATACGTTCACCTGTTAAGGTATGCTTCACTACATCGGCTACTTCGCGGCCATATTTATTGGGCTCTCCCTGGGCATAATGGGAGGCGGGGGCTCCATCCTGACGGTGCCGGTGCTGGTGTATCTGCTGGGTGTAAGCCCGGTGCTGAGCACGGCCTACTCGTTGTTTGTGGTGGGCTCTACCTCGGTCGTGGGGGCTTCGGGCTATTTCCGCAAGGGGCTGGTGTCGCTGAAAACGGCCGTTGTGTTTCTGCTGCCCTCTCTACTGGCCGTATTTGTGGTGCGCAAGGTGCTGATGCCCGCTATTCCGCAGGAGCTGTTTACCATCGGTAGCCTCGTCTTTACGAAAGACCTGCTGGTACTGGTGGCTTTCGCCCTGCTGATGGTTGTGGCCGCCCTCGCCATGATCCGGGGCAAGCAGGCAGAGGAAGTCCTGGGCGAAGAACTACACTACCAACACTCCTTCAACTACCCACTGATACTGGGCATAGGCCTAGTGGTTGGTGCCCTCACGGGTTTTGTGGGGGCCGGTGGGGGCTTCCTGATTATTCCGGCTTTGGTGCTGGGCGCTCGCCTGCCCATGAAGCTGGCCGTGGGTACTTCGCTGGCCATTATCGCCCTGAACTCCCTCATTGGCTTCACTGGCGATTTGAGCGCCGGAACGCCCATTGCCTGGCCTTTTCTGCTCGGCTTTTTGTCCTTCGCGCTGGTGGGCATTGTGCTGGGCACTTACCTGGCTCGTTTCATTCCGGGCACAAAGCTGAAGCCGGCCTTTGGGTGGTTTACGCTGGCCATGGGCACGTTCATTCTGCTGCGAGAACTGGTATTTATCCCTTGAATAAGGACCTGTTTCAATTAGAGCTACTTACTACCACCTCACCTTCTACTTTCACTCACTCCATCCTGTCGCCATCATGAAAATCGAACAGTTTGAAGACAAGGGCCTGGCCCATTTCTCATATGCCATTCTGAGCGAGTGCGCACGCGAAGTGGTCCTCATCGACCCTGCCCGCGACCCTCAGCCGTATTACGACTACGCCCAGGCTCACAACGCCCGAATCGTCAGCGTCATCGAGACGCACCCCCACGCTGACTTCGTGAGCAGCCACCTGGAAATATCCCGCCACACCGGCGCCACCATCCGTGTGAGCAAGCTGCTCGGCGCCGATTATGCCCACCTAGCCTTCGATGCAGGCGACTCCTTCACTAGCGGCAAGCTCACCTTCCGGGCCCTCAACACGCCCGGCCACTCCCCCGATTCCATCAGCATCGTGCTGAATCGCGAAGGAAAGGACGTCGCTGTCTTTACCGGAGACACGCTCTTTATCGGGGATGTAGGCCGCCCTGACCTCCGCGAGAAGGCCGGCAACCTGACTGCCAAATGCGAGGAGCTGGCCCGGCAGATGTACCACTCCCTGCGTGAGAAGCTGATGACGCTAGCGGATGACGTGCTGGTGTACCCGGCCCACGGCGCGGGCAGCCTCTGCGGGAAAGCCCTCAGCGGTGCCAACAGCAGCACCATCGGGGCTGAAAAGGCCAGCAACTACGCCCTGCGCCCCATGAGCGAGGAGGCTTTTGTGCAGGAATTGCTCGCCGATCAGCCCTTCATTCCGAAATACTTCGGCTACGACGTAGCCCTCAACAAAGCCGGCGCCCCCAATTATCTGCTCAGTGTGCAGCAGGTAGCACATTTGGCAGCTGGCGCCGCGCTACCAGCCGGCGCACTGGTGGTGGATACGCGCCCCGAAGCGGAATTCAAACAAAGCCACGCGGCTGGCGCCCTTAATATTCAGCAGGGCGGCAAGTTTGAAACCTGGCTGGGCTCCATCGTAGGCCCGGAGGAGAAGTTCTACTTGGTGGCTGCCGACGAGGCCGCGCGGGAAGTCCTGGTTCAGAAAGCCGCCAAAATCGGCTACGAATCCCTGATTACAGGAGCCTTGGCAGGCTCGCCTTCCTCAGAAGCGACGTTGCCGCAACTGGATCTGGCGCAGTTCCGAGCTCATCCGGAGGCCTACACTATTGTAGACATCCGAAGCAGCTCGGAAGCTCAGGCAGCGCCCATTTTCGAGGGGGCCCTAAACATCCCGCTGCCTGAGCTGCGCGAGCGAGCCAAGGAAATTCCGGCGGGCAAGCCTGTGGTGGTGCATTGCGCCGGCGGCTACCGCTCAGCGGCCGGCAGCAGCATTATAGCTCCTGCCTTGCCAGGTACACAGGTGTTGGATTTGGGCGAGGCGGTGAAGTCTTTTCAGACGGCTGCCGCAACTCACTAGCTAATTGCTTTTCCGTTTCTCTCCTTACTGAATCCGTTGCTCATGTTTGGCCAATTTAATTCTTCGCCTTCTCCCACCTTCCAAAACCTGCAGCCTGCCAAGTTTGCTCAGGGCGTCAGGAAGCCCGGCGCCGTTCTGCTGGATGTGCGTCGCCCCGATGAGTTTGCCCTAGGCCACCTGCCCGGCGCCACTAACATTGAGGTGACCCACCCCGATTTTACCCAGCGCGTGGCGGCCCTGGATAAAACACAACCAACCTACCTGTACTGCCGCAGTGGAGCTCGTTCTGCCGCTGCTGCTAAGCAGCTTGGCTTAGCTGGCTTCGAGCACGTCTTTAACCTCATCGGAGGAGTGATGGACTGGCCTGAGCCGTTGGTTCGGTAAGGCTTCCTTCCACGTATTTTTTCTGTAATCATGCGCTCCACACCTGATTCTAAGACGCACTGGGATAACCTATATGCGGCCAAACAGCCCCACGAGGTCAGTTGGACGCAGCCAGTGCCCACAGCTTCCCTGAACTTCATCCATTCCTTTGCGCTTCCCAAGGAGGCACCCATCATCGACATTGGGGGTGGTGACAGCCTCTTGGTGGACCACTTGCTCGCCGAAGGTTATCAAAACCTGACAGTGCTGGACATTTCCGGCAAGGCGCTGGCCAAAGCCCAACAGCGGCTGGGGAAACTCAGCCAGCGGGTTCGCTGGATTGAGGCCGACATCCGGGAGTTTGTGCCCGACACCTCATATGCCCTCTGGCACGACCGCGCCGCTTTTCACTTCCTGACCACAACGCCGGATACCTCCCGCTATCTGGATGTGACGCGGCAGGCCTTGCAGCCCGAGGGGTTTCTGGTGCTAAGCACATTTTCTCTGGAAGGCCCGGACCGGTGCAGCGGGCTGCCCGTGCAGCAGTATAGTGAGCCCACGCTGTCGGCCCGGATGCCCGAGGGGTTTACCAAAATGCGCTGCATTCAGCAGGAGCATTACACTCCTTTCCAAACCACCCAATCTTTTCTGTTTTGTGCGTTTCGCCGGGCTGCCTAACCACCATTTTTCCCTGACTACTTCCCTTCATGCTTGACTTACTTCGCCAGCCTTGGCCCTGGTACGTGGCTGGCCCTCTCATTGGCCTGACGGTGCCGGTGCTGCTGCTCATTGGCAACAAAGCGCTGGGCATCAGCAGCTCTTTGCGCCATATGTGCGCCGCCTGTGTGCCGGCTGGCATCCCCTTCCTGACCTACAACTGGCGTGCTGAAAGCTGGAACCTCTGGTTTGTGCTTGGCATTGGGCTGGGAGGCTTCCTGGGCTACCAGGTGCTAGGCCACCCCGATACCATTGCCATATCGCCTGAGACGGTACGCGACCTTAAAGCGCAGATGCACCTGACTGATTTCTCGGGTCTACTACCCAAGGAGTTGTTTTCATTGGAGAACCTGGCCAACTGGAGAGGCTGGGTATTTCTGGTGCTGGGGGGCTTCCTGGTGGGCTTCGGTACGCGCTACGCGGGCGGCTGCACCTCGGGCCACGCCATTTCGGGGTTGTCTAACCTGCAGTGGGTATCCTTGGTGGCGGTTATCGGCTTCTTCATCGGCGGGCTTCTCATGACCTGGTTTGTGTATCCGCTCCTATTTTAAGCACTGCTTTAGATGAAAAACTTCAAATACCTAGTGCTAGGCAC
Proteins encoded in this window:
- a CDS encoding rhodanese-like domain-containing protein, which produces MFGQFNSSPSPTFQNLQPAKFAQGVRKPGAVLLDVRRPDEFALGHLPGATNIEVTHPDFTQRVAALDKTQPTYLYCRSGARSAAAAKQLGLAGFEHVFNLIGGVMDWPEPLVR
- a CDS encoding YeeE/YedE family protein, with protein sequence MLDLLRQPWPWYVAGPLIGLTVPVLLLIGNKALGISSSLRHMCAACVPAGIPFLTYNWRAESWNLWFVLGIGLGGFLGYQVLGHPDTIAISPETVRDLKAQMHLTDFSGLLPKELFSLENLANWRGWVFLVLGGFLVGFGTRYAGGCTSGHAISGLSNLQWVSLVAVIGFFIGGLLMTWFVYPLLF
- a CDS encoding class I SAM-dependent methyltransferase translates to MRSTPDSKTHWDNLYAAKQPHEVSWTQPVPTASLNFIHSFALPKEAPIIDIGGGDSLLVDHLLAEGYQNLTVLDISGKALAKAQQRLGKLSQRVRWIEADIREFVPDTSYALWHDRAAFHFLTTTPDTSRYLDVTRQALQPEGFLVLSTFSLEGPDRCSGLPVQQYSEPTLSARMPEGFTKMRCIQQEHYTPFQTTQSFLFCAFRRAA
- a CDS encoding MBL fold metallo-hydrolase, with translation MKIEQFEDKGLAHFSYAILSECAREVVLIDPARDPQPYYDYAQAHNARIVSVIETHPHADFVSSHLEISRHTGATIRVSKLLGADYAHLAFDAGDSFTSGKLTFRALNTPGHSPDSISIVLNREGKDVAVFTGDTLFIGDVGRPDLREKAGNLTAKCEELARQMYHSLREKLMTLADDVLVYPAHGAGSLCGKALSGANSSTIGAEKASNYALRPMSEEAFVQELLADQPFIPKYFGYDVALNKAGAPNYLLSVQQVAHLAAGAALPAGALVVDTRPEAEFKQSHAAGALNIQQGGKFETWLGSIVGPEEKFYLVAADEAAREVLVQKAAKIGYESLITGALAGSPSSEATLPQLDLAQFRAHPEAYTIVDIRSSSEAQAAPIFEGALNIPLPELRERAKEIPAGKPVVVHCAGGYRSAAGSSIIAPALPGTQVLDLGEAVKSFQTAAATH
- a CDS encoding sulfite exporter TauE/SafE family protein; amino-acid sequence: MLHYIGYFAAIFIGLSLGIMGGGGSILTVPVLVYLLGVSPVLSTAYSLFVVGSTSVVGASGYFRKGLVSLKTAVVFLLPSLLAVFVVRKVLMPAIPQELFTIGSLVFTKDLLVLVAFALLMVVAALAMIRGKQAEEVLGEELHYQHSFNYPLILGIGLVVGALTGFVGAGGGFLIIPALVLGARLPMKLAVGTSLAIIALNSLIGFTGDLSAGTPIAWPFLLGFLSFALVGIVLGTYLARFIPGTKLKPAFGWFTLAMGTFILLRELVFIP